A region of Labeo rohita strain BAU-BD-2019 chromosome 2, IGBB_LRoh.1.0, whole genome shotgun sequence DNA encodes the following proteins:
- the ghsra gene encoding growth hormone secretagogue receptor a, producing the protein MPTWTNRSNCSFNCSWDDNATYWGFEHPVNIFPIPVLTGVTVTCVLFFFVGVTGNLMTILVVTKYKDMRTTTNLYLSSMAFSDLLIFLCMPLDLYRIWRYRPWNFGNILCKLFQFVSECCTYSTILNITALSVERYFAICFPLRAKVVVTKGRVRGVILVLWIVSFFSAGPVFVLVGVEHENGTNSWDTNECKATEYAIRSGLLTIMVWVSSIFFFLPVFCLTVLYSLIGRKLWKRKRETIGENASSRDKNNRQTVKMLAVVVFAFVLCWLPFHVGRYLISKSTEMGSPVMSVISHYCNLISFVLFYLSAAINPILYNIMSKKYRMAACKLFGLHHTPRRSTSVVKGESSPCWTESTASL; encoded by the exons ATGCCTACCTGGACGAACCGGTCCAACTGTTCCTTCAACTGCAGTTGGGATGATAACGCGACATACTGGGGATTCGAGCACCCGGTCAACATTTTCCCCATTCCAGTGCTAACCGGGGTCACCGTCACCTGCGTGCTCTTCTTCTTTGTGGGTGTAACGGGGAATCTCATGACCATTTTAGTGGTGACAAAATACAAGGACATGCGAACCACCACCAACTTGTACCTGTCCAGCATGGCCTTTTCGGATTTACTCATTTTCCTCTGCATGCCTCTGGACTTGTATAGAATCTGGAGGTACCGACCTTGGAATTTCGGCAACATACTTTGTAAACTCTTTCAGTTTGTGAGCGAGTGTTGCACGTACTCGACCATTCTAAACATCACTGCTCTCAGCGTGGAAAGATACTTTGCTATTTGTTTTCCTCTTAGAGCGAAAGTAGTCGTGACCAAGGGTCGCGTACGCGGGGTCATTTTGGTCCTCTGGATAGTATCCTTCTTTAGTGCAGGACCTGTGTTTGTGCTCGTCGGGGTTGAGCATGAAAACGGGACAAACTCGTGGGATACTAACGAATGCAAAGCGACGGAATATGCCATTAGGTCTGGGCTCTTAACCATTATGGTTTGGGTCTCCAGCATCTTTTTCTTCTTGCCTGTGTTCTGCTTAACTGTACTGTATAGTCTCATCGGGCGAAAGCTCTGGAAGAGAAAGAGGGAGACGATTGGGGAAAACGCATCGAGTCGtgataaaaacaacagacagacagtcaaaaTGCTGG CTGTGGTGGTGTTTGCCTTCGTGCTCTGCTGGCTTCCCTTTCATGTTGGACGCTACCTGATCTCCAAATCCACAGAGATGGGCTCTCCTGTCATGTCCGTCATCAGCCACTACTGTAATCTTATCTCCTTTGTACTCTTTTACCTGAGTGCAGCAATCAACCCTATTCTGTACAACATCATGTCTAAGAAGTACAGGATGGCAGCCTGCAAACTTTTCGGACTGCATCACACCCCACGAAGAAGCACATCGGTGGTCAAAGGAGAGAGTTCCCCGTGCTGGACGGAATCGACTGCCAGCCTGTGA